The following are encoded together in the Lathyrus oleraceus cultivar Zhongwan6 chromosome 3, CAAS_Psat_ZW6_1.0, whole genome shotgun sequence genome:
- the LOC127130738 gene encoding cellular nucleic acid-binding protein homolog produces MYDEDIKARSAYYKSVSEKKGKDHNEGKSYSTPTDKGKRKTLDEKRLSGGETSASIKCFKCGVVGHRVIDCKSSEKSCFKYENTGHLIADCKSSLLTCFNRGEPGHISTNFQKANKVQSRGKVFALTRSVTTSINILI; encoded by the coding sequence ATGTATGATGAGGATATCAAAGCTCGGTCTGCATACTATAAGAGTGTTAGTGAGAAGAAAGGGAAGGATCATAATGAAGGAAAATCATATAGTACTCCAACTGACAAAGGGAAACGGAAGACTTTAGATGAGAAAAGGCTAAGCGGGGGAGAGACTTCTGCTTCTATCAAATGCTTTAAGTGTGGGGTCGTGGGTCATCGCGTCATTGACTGCAAGAGTTCTGAGAAGAGTTGCTTCAAGTATGAAAATACTGGACATCTTATCGCCGATTGTAAGAGTAGCTTGCTGACTTGCTTCAACCGTGGGGAACCAGGTCATATTAGTACTAATTTCCAAAAAGCCAATAAGGTTCAGTCTAGAGGAAAAGTTTTTGCTTTGACTAGATCAGTTACTACTAGCATAAACATATTGATTTGA